The segment CGAGGCCGATGCGCAGGCCGAAGCCAATGCCAGCGCCGACCACAAGGCTGCCGTCAAACGGTTCCTGGCCAAGGAGCCGGCGCTGTTCGACTGGAAGGAATAGCGTCAGGTAGCGGACACACGCGCCACAATGTGAAACACATGCCAGTGTTTCGTCTCGCCGCGCGGGGTGGTGGAATCGTCTTCTTCCTCGACGAAGTGCTCGATGTCGAAACCTGCGAGCAAGGCTTCGACTTGCACGCGGGTGTGGAAGGTCATGCCGTCTCGCCCCACCCAGCTGTCCCGATCACCATAAAGTTGCCCGGCGAAGCGCCCGCCCGGGCGCAACGACGACGCGATCCGCTGCCACACACGCGCGAAATCCGTCGGCGTGCACAATGGCAGCGCGAAGCTGCTGTTCACCAGATCACATTCCGACCAGGCCGCATCCTCGAACCGGGCGACCATGCGGGACAGATCGGCATCGGGCGGCAGGTCCGGTCGTGCCTTGAGGGCGTCGATGGCGTCCGTCTCGGCATCGATCGCCAGCACCCGCCAACCCCGGCGCAGCATTTCAATCGCGTCCCGTCCCGAACCCGCCCCGAGATCGACGGCAAACCGCGTCGCATCCGCCGGCGCCGCATCGAACCGGTCGAGCGCAAACATCAATGTCTCGCGCGGCGGGCGGCCGCCGGTCTTGGCGTAATAGGCGGCCCAATCGCGGTCTTTGGGTTGCGCGCTCACCCGCCCAGACGAATTTCGCCCAGATTGACGCTTACCCCCAACGTCACGTCACGCTGTTTGGCAGCGTGGTCATCAACAGAAACCTCGATCACATAGCCGCCGCTGTCGGGATCCAGGCGGTCGAACTTGAAATCGCCATAACCGTCAGTCGCGGTTTCCGCGACCGGCTGCCCGTCTTGCGACAACACTACCCGTGCACCCTCAACGCAATCGACGACGCCGTCGCGTTCCGCCGAGACGGTCCCGCCGATGAAGCATTTCGCGTAGCGCCAGAGATTCTTGTAATGCACCCGTGGTTTGGTCTCGAGATCGGGCCGGAGCGGCTCAAGGCCTTCTTCCTGCGTAACCTTTTCCATCGCGCCATCGTCAACCTTGAGCGAACGCAATGCCCCGGTCGGGCAGACATCGACACAACGCGGTTCGCTCCAGCCCACGTCCAGCAGGTGGGCATCGAAGATCCAGTGCTGGGGAATTTCCAGCTCTTCGTTCCAGAAGATCGCGCCATAAGGACAGGCCTCGACGATCTGTTTCTGTCCCTTCGATTTGTCCGGATCGATCACGACGATGCCATCAGCGCGCTTCTTGATCGCGCCGTCTTCCGCCGCCGCGATGCAGGGGGCATCGTCGCAGTGCTGACACATGGTCGGCAGATAGGCCACATCGGTCATGGTCCCCTGCCCGCGCTCACGCCGCTTGATATCGATCCAGCGATGGCCGTGCTTGGGCATCTCCGCCGTGTAGCCGGCGAAGCTGTTACCCACATGTTCGTCCTGCACCGCCAGGGTGCAGTTGTTGCAATTCGTGCAATTGGCAACGTCGACGATCAGGTTCCATTTGGGCTGGCTCATGCCGCACCTCCCACACTCAGGGGTTCGATCCGCTCATATTCGACGACCCCGTCCCAGGGTGCGATCTCGACCATGGCCGTGCTGTTGGCCATCGAGTGGGAGTTCTTGATCTGCGAACGCTGCGGCGACAAAAGGTTGAGGCACCCGCCACGATCAACGGACCGGCCGGGCTCTCCCATCGGGTCATACACGGCGGCGGATTCATATCCGTGGGCGACGCCGGGCTGCAGGCGTTCGGTCAGGAGTGCCGCGCAAAGGACCGCACCGCGATCATTGAAGACCTTCACCAGATCACCGGCGGAGATGCCGCGCGCCGCCGCATCCTCCGGGTTGAGACGAAGCACCCAGTAATAGTGACCGTCGATCAGCACCCGGTGATCGGGAATGTCATTCAGAAAGCTGTCCTTGCCATCGCCATGGCTATGGAAACTGAACCGCGAGTGTGGCGTGAGCAGCTGCAGCGGGTAACGATCACCCAGTCCGTCGGCGTTCGGCCCCTCCCAGGCAGGTTGATACTTCACGATCGGGGGGCGTTCGGCATCGTCCGGTGCAAACCGTTTCAGGCTCGAACTTTCAAACTCGAACAGCCCCGACTGGGTCTGCAGCCCCTCGAGAAACTGCTCGGTATAGTCCCCCGGCAGCGGCATCGCCTCGGGGATATTCTTCTTCTCACCCTCGGCGAACCAGCGATAGGCGGTCGGCGCGCGCAATTCGGGCGCCTCGGGCGGGACCACGAAATAGCCACGCTCGATGAATTTCTTCCAGGAGATATGCTGCGGCAGGTCGGAGGCATCGAACATCCGCTTGACCCAGTCGATGTCGCGCATGCCCTCGGTGTAATAGGCGCCGAGGCCGAGCCGGCAGGCGAGCCGTGAGAAAATCTCATAATCGGACTTCGATTCTCCGATCGGCTCGATGCACTTGGCCTGGAATGTGATGATCCGGTTGTTGGTCTGGGAGTGGAAATGCGCGCCGTATCCGCCAGCGTTGGCCCACTCGCCGATATCGTAGCGCTCCATGCTCGTGCAGGCCGGCAGAATCACGTCGGCGAAACGGGTATCGCCCTCTTCCCAGATCGCCTGGCTGACCACGAACTCCAGATTGGGTGACCGGTACATCTCCACGAACCGGTTGGAATCGCTCAAGGTGCCCAGGACCGCCGTGCCGTA is part of the Alphaproteobacteria bacterium genome and harbors:
- a CDS encoding methyltransferase domain-containing protein: MSAQPKDRDWAAYYAKTGGRPPRETLMFALDRFDAAPADATRFAVDLGAGSGRDAIEMLRRGWRVLAIDAETDAIDALKARPDLPPDADLSRMVARFEDAAWSECDLVNSSFALPLCTPTDFARVWQRIASSLRPGGRFAGQLYGDRDSWVGRDGMTFHTRVQVEALLAGFDIEHFVEEEDDSTTPRGETKHWHVFHIVARVSAT
- a CDS encoding 4Fe-4S dicluster domain-containing protein; the protein is MSQPKWNLIVDVANCTNCNNCTLAVQDEHVGNSFAGYTAEMPKHGHRWIDIKRRERGQGTMTDVAYLPTMCQHCDDAPCIAAAEDGAIKKRADGIVVIDPDKSKGQKQIVEACPYGAIFWNEELEIPQHWIFDAHLLDVGWSEPRCVDVCPTGALRSLKVDDGAMEKVTQEEGLEPLRPDLETKPRVHYKNLWRYAKCFIGGTVSAERDGVVDCVEGARVVLSQDGQPVAETATDGYGDFKFDRLDPDSGGYVIEVSVDDHAAKQRDVTLGVSVNLGEIRLGG